A stretch of the Leguminivora glycinivorella isolate SPB_JAAS2020 chromosome 2, LegGlyc_1.1, whole genome shotgun sequence genome encodes the following:
- the LOC125240978 gene encoding nicotinamide riboside kinase 1 produces the protein MELVNRDQWIVIGISGVTCGGKTTLASNLAHALTPAYLFNQDHYFYPDDSPHHVHVEGMEHNNYDILSSLDMGSMHADVLATMRGEDRAQYSSTERQDRLAKEGKQFLIIEGFTVLNYKPLLDLCDLKYYFVLEYGECFARRALRLYDPPDIPGYFERCVWPEHLKYRAEIERNSSVHVLDGRAPDPMAVVMEELKTKFGVSKS, from the exons ATGGAGCTCGTAAATAGAGACCAATGGATCGTGATCGGGATTTCGGGCGTGACCTGCGGTGGGAAAACTACGCTCGCGAGCAATCTCGCTCACGCTTTAACGCCAGCATATCTGTTCAATCAGGACCATTATTTCTATCCGGATGACAGTCCGCACCACGTGCACGTGGAGGGCATGGAGCACAACAACTACGACATTCTGTCGTCGCTGGACATGGGGAGCATGCACGCGGACGTGCTGGCCACGATGCGCGGCGAGGACAGAGCGCAGTACAGCTCGACCGAGCGCCAAGACCGACTCGCCAAGGAGGGCAAGCAGTTCCTGATCATTGAGGGGTTCACTGTGCTCAATTATAAGCCGCTACTGGACCTGTGCGACCTCAA ATACTATTTCGTGTTGGAGTACGGCGAATGTTTCGCGCGGCGCGCGCTGCGTCTTTACGACCCGCCCGACATCCCGGGGTACTTCGAGCGCTGCGTGTGGCCCGAGCACCTCAAGTACCGCGCCGAG ATCGAGCGCAACTCGTCAGTGCATGTATTGGACGGCAGAGCCCCGGATCCGATGGCCGTAGTGATGGAAGAACTGAAAACGAAGTTCGGCGTTTCCAAATCCTAA